DNA sequence from the Methanolobus psychrophilus R15 genome:
GATTGTCGCAGCAGAGCATTAACATACTCTTGTTGAGACTTGCATCTATGGGGAAGATACAAATAGATATTGCAAAGATGTAACTGGATCAGCCCCTCACTTTATTTTTTTGTTTTCTTACGACAGCAAATGTATAATAGGGGTGATAACACACCCTTCTATAGCAAGCCATATCCTGGCTTTTGGGTACCTAAAGGAGTGGAGATATAATGGTGAAAATGATCATTTTTGATCCTGCAATGTGTTGTTCTACAGGTTTGTGCGGGCCTGTTATAGACCCGGATCTTTTGAGACTGTCAACAGCAATAAACAATCTGCAAAAAAAGGGAATCGATATTAAAAGACATAATCTCAGCAATGATCCGCAGGCTTTTGTAGATAACAAGATTATCAATACAATACTGGATCGAGAGGGAGTCGATGTGCTACCTGTGACTATTGTTGATGATGAAGTGGTCAAGACAAAGAAATATCCTACAAACGAGGAACTGGTAAGTTTTTTGGATCTGCCTGAAAACTACTTAAGGTCTTCAGGAGTACCTGCCAACAAGGATTGATCTGGCAGACAGCTTTTTTATTAAGGCATTGGTAAGTATATATAGTTATATATTATGATAGCCTACACATAAAGCGTGAATTGTCCCAAGTGCAATAGCTTTAATAACAAAAAGAACGGTAAAATCAATGGACTCCAACGCTATCAATGCCATGAATGTAGATAC
Encoded proteins:
- a CDS encoding Arsenical resistance operon trans-acting repressor ArsD, coding for MVKMIIFDPAMCCSTGLCGPVIDPDLLRLSTAINNLQKKGIDIKRHNLSNDPQAFVDNKIINTILDREGVDVLPVTIVDDEVVKTKKYPTNEELVSFLDLPENYLRSSGVPANKD